The following proteins are co-located in the Paraphotobacterium marinum genome:
- a CDS encoding mannitol-1-phosphate 5-dehydrogenase yields the protein MKVLHFGAGNIGRGFIGKLLSESGFEVIFVDVNQPVIDLINNNKEYIVNVVGDETYQDKVTNISALNSNSDNVIKLFNEVNLITTAVGPNVLKFIAPVISKGIEYRNKYKNEKSLNIIACENMLKASSHLKSLVIQNLSNKQLVKNIGFVDSAVDRIVPPAIESDKHTLDVTVESFYEWIVDENQFYGDIPKIHGIKCVDNLLSYVERKLFTLNTGHAITAYLGNLKNFSTIDKAIQNSEIQTIVTNAMKESGEVLIKRYGFDRTKHINYIHKILERFHNPYLNDDVKRVGREPLRKLSPNERLIKPLSGTIEFALPNNALLHGIAAAFHYDNPNDNESIKLQEAIDGHGFLETLSQFTGLEKDSLISKEIYKIYKKLK from the coding sequence ATGAAAGTATTGCATTTTGGTGCTGGTAATATTGGTAGAGGATTTATAGGTAAACTACTATCAGAATCAGGGTTTGAGGTCATTTTTGTTGACGTAAATCAACCTGTTATTGATTTAATTAATAATAATAAAGAATATATAGTTAACGTTGTTGGAGACGAAACATATCAAGATAAAGTAACAAATATCTCCGCATTAAATTCTAATTCAGACAATGTTATAAAACTCTTTAATGAGGTTAATTTAATCACCACAGCTGTTGGACCTAATGTTCTTAAATTTATTGCTCCTGTTATATCTAAGGGTATTGAATACAGAAATAAATATAAAAATGAAAAATCACTAAATATTATTGCATGCGAAAATATGTTAAAAGCATCTTCTCATCTCAAGTCTTTAGTAATTCAAAATTTATCCAACAAACAATTAGTTAAAAATATTGGCTTTGTAGATTCAGCTGTTGATCGGATTGTTCCCCCAGCTATAGAATCTGATAAACATACACTTGATGTAACTGTTGAATCCTTTTATGAGTGGATTGTTGATGAAAATCAATTTTATGGTGACATTCCTAAGATCCATGGTATAAAATGTGTTGATAATTTATTATCTTACGTTGAAAGAAAACTTTTTACTTTAAATACAGGCCATGCAATTACAGCTTATTTAGGTAATTTAAAAAATTTTTCAACTATTGACAAAGCTATTCAAAACAGCGAAATTCAAACAATTGTAACAAATGCAATGAAAGAAAGTGGCGAAGTTCTGATCAAAAGATATGGTTTTGACAGAACTAAGCATATTAATTATATCCATAAAATTCTTGAAAGGTTTCACAATCCGTACCTAAATGATGATGTTAAGCGAGTTGGACGTGAACCATTGCGTAAGCTAAGTCCAAATGAAAGACTGATAAAACCGTTAAGTGGTACTATTGAATTTGCTTTGCCTAATAATGCTTTATTGCACGGTATTGCTGCAGCTTTTCACTACGATAACCCCAACGATAATGAATCAATTAAACTTCAAGAGGCTATCGATGGTCACGGTTTCCTTGAAACTTTATCACAGTTTACTGGTCTAGAAAAAGACTCATTAATATCTAAGGAAATTTATAAAATTTATAAAAAATTAAAATAA
- a CDS encoding MltR family transcriptional regulator translates to MKNINEPSCESEILETLEEHENINDFIQIAIHILDSLIFKAVKYYLNNSQNYETQFIVEPLFLNNGPLNDNSVQLKLLLGLGKLPYKWYCFCNLMFELDITTPLGIDDIKNLFTKITNNSNVRSKVKLNPLEDLPTKIKLSLSEAKLKSAVSLQLIELNKTLFSTKN, encoded by the coding sequence ATGAAGAATATAAATGAGCCATCATGTGAAAGTGAGATTTTAGAAACCTTAGAAGAACATGAAAATATTAATGATTTTATTCAAATAGCTATCCATATTTTAGACAGTTTGATTTTTAAAGCTGTTAAATATTATCTGAATAATTCTCAAAATTATGAAACTCAATTTATTGTAGAGCCATTGTTTTTGAACAATGGCCCTTTAAACGATAATAGTGTACAACTTAAACTACTTTTAGGTTTAGGTAAATTGCCCTATAAATGGTATTGTTTTTGCAATCTTATGTTTGAATTAGATATCACCACACCGTTAGGTATCGACGACATAAAAAATCTATTTACAAAGATAACCAATAATTCAAATGTAAGATCAAAAGTAAAACTAAACCCTTTAGAAGATTTGCCAACTAAAATAAAATTATCATTATCAGAAGCAAAATTGAAATCTGCTGTTTCGTTGCAACTTATTGAACTTAATAAAACTTTATTTTCCACAAAAAATTAA
- a CDS encoding FUSC family protein, whose amino-acid sequence MNNSFINRLTKLIYKNHRYLHAFKTSLACLIGLLAYRLFSVEHGQWIIITIAVVMGSQITVGSGEEKSIARTFATIIGALAGGLFLLCGFVGQIYYELLALFIVSLGFAYLAGSKKYSYVGILGTATFVIVGLSHSFHSGVSDGMMRALDILLGVIISIVINRLVFPIYARKELLASMAGTIDKFRLLILDCFSLNRSFTQLESSKYEIQQTSGISSSFLKQSKLLNESDSYLEKIHFKLNLKEAEELILNSKKVFRQTLAMRYTLSLSEKSSIWLKSLNEVKLFLEHVNLFFEYCSHKLLTYPYDDRSFILQDKTLKDLLEVIEVEIKIKKENEHIHLYAFIHSLKYFWKEIKILDTNIKKLTIIKN is encoded by the coding sequence ATGAATAATTCATTTATCAACAGATTAACTAAATTGATTTATAAAAATCATCGATATCTTCATGCTTTTAAGACATCTTTAGCTTGTCTAATAGGGTTACTTGCTTATCGGCTATTTTCTGTTGAGCATGGACAATGGATTATTATTACAATTGCAGTTGTCATGGGTTCTCAAATCACAGTTGGCTCTGGAGAAGAAAAATCAATAGCAAGAACTTTTGCTACAATTATTGGTGCACTTGCTGGTGGGCTTTTTTTATTGTGTGGCTTCGTTGGACAAATCTATTATGAGTTACTGGCTTTGTTTATTGTGTCATTAGGCTTTGCCTATTTGGCAGGAAGTAAAAAATACTCTTATGTTGGAATTCTTGGTACAGCTACTTTCGTAATTGTTGGGTTGTCACATTCTTTTCATTCGGGTGTTTCAGACGGGATGATGAGAGCGCTGGACATTCTTCTGGGCGTAATTATTAGTATCGTCATAAACCGTCTTGTTTTCCCCATATATGCAAGAAAAGAGTTATTGGCTTCAATGGCAGGCACAATTGATAAATTTAGATTGTTAATACTAGATTGTTTTAGTTTAAACAGAAGTTTTACACAACTTGAAAGCTCAAAATATGAAATTCAACAAACATCTGGTATAAGTAGTTCATTTTTAAAACAATCAAAATTATTAAATGAAAGTGATTCGTATCTAGAAAAAATTCATTTTAAATTAAATTTAAAAGAAGCAGAAGAATTAATATTAAATTCTAAAAAAGTATTTCGGCAAACTTTAGCAATGAGATATACATTAAGCTTATCAGAAAAAAGCTCTATTTGGTTAAAAAGTCTTAATGAGGTAAAGTTGTTTTTGGAGCATGTTAATTTGTTTTTTGAATATTGTTCTCATAAATTATTAACCTATCCCTATGATGATAGAAGTTTTATCTTACAAGATAAAACTTTAAAAGATTTATTAGAGGTAATAGAGGTTGAAATAAAAATAAAAAAAGAAAATGAACATATACATCTTTATGCATTTATACATTCCTTAAAATATTTTTGGAAAGAAATTAAAATATTAGATACGAATATAAAAAAACTAACTATTATAAAAAATTAG
- a CDS encoding S24/S26 family peptidase — MFKLYKISGSSMQPALKDGDYVLAVKQPRFIKPSVGAVYGFNHDSLGLIVKRLASFDKNILKFKGDNKESLSSEEIGEFKWSQKKTLYRIIFRV, encoded by the coding sequence ATTTTTAAATTATACAAAATATCTGGTAGTAGCATGCAACCAGCTCTAAAGGATGGTGATTATGTTTTGGCTGTAAAACAGCCCAGATTTATTAAACCATCAGTTGGAGCTGTTTATGGATTTAATCATGACTCACTAGGACTAATTGTTAAAAGGCTAGCTAGTTTCGATAAAAATATTCTTAAGTTTAAGGGCGATAATAAAGAAAGTTTATCATCTGAAGAGATTGGTGAATTTAAATGGTCACAAAAAAAAACGCTTTATCGCATAATATTTCGGGTATAA
- the sodN gene encoding superoxide dismutase, Ni, with amino-acid sequence MFGKFIRSKLDVMNVPQLKAHCDIPCKIYDPHHAQVAVLTMIRMIDLIQELNGKDSLNITEQTRLIRFVSQKEEHGVILKNEIRVIWGDYFKTPQFEKFPEIHELTHSIMLLTSKVKQEINRDDALELLKKVNRFSEIFWLTKGVKVYEAVSPYPPSENVVYPDLKK; translated from the coding sequence ATGTTTGGTAAATTTATTAGAAGTAAGCTGGATGTTATGAATGTGCCACAACTCAAGGCACATTGCGATATACCATGTAAGATATATGATCCGCACCATGCTCAAGTTGCTGTATTGACAATGATTAGAATGATTGATCTTATTCAGGAGTTGAATGGAAAGGATTCATTAAACATAACTGAACAAACAAGATTAATTCGCTTTGTCAGTCAGAAAGAAGAGCATGGTGTGATATTAAAAAATGAAATCAGAGTCATTTGGGGGGATTATTTTAAAACGCCACAATTTGAAAAATTTCCTGAAATACATGAATTGACTCATTCTATAATGCTCTTGACCTCTAAAGTAAAACAAGAAATTAATCGTGATGATGCTCTTGAGCTTTTGAAAAAAGTGAACCGTTTTTCTGAAATTTTTTGGTTAACCAAAGGGGTTAAGGTTTATGAGGCAGTATCACCCTATCCACCATCAGAAAATGTTGTATATCCAGATTTAAAAAAATAG
- a CDS encoding sugar porter family MFS transporter codes for MAFLWLSREYVSKRFYSDFNNNFTNKGNVMSTTTIGSAKVESNSQKGIVYLIALIAALGGLLFGLDQGFVANALSTISAHYNLSTAEKEHFTAILSVGCMIGPAVALLSNRFIGRKYTIIIAGFLFASMSLISTMVPSYEVLFYARLLLGVAVGIAAFTVPIYLIETSPKSKRGTFGTYWQLMITVGIFAVSFINSYITMSFGETVHSLVLMYGVLSFFSVLMFVCVLVIPKSPRYLMLKGKREEALQVLRRTRNSEQEVNEELAEIEEATKVKTSFISFLTKPFFWKIVALCGVLQFFQQTTGINVFIYYGPSILEKAGFAHGLFTQNIIYIVNMLATFIAVKYIDQAGRVKLLTAGGILVVLSLLLAAFSYNHIVAGAALGLYGYMFLAATLLFIVGFACSWGPITWILVAELFPLKSRELGVTLSTIANYFGNTIVAGTSLTLMSAYGTSNLMLIFAVITVVALIVVKKFCPETKGVSIESIEKKFESGTPIKNVGI; via the coding sequence ATTGCATTTCTTTGGCTAAGTAGAGAGTATGTATCGAAACGTTTTTATAGCGATTTTAATAATAATTTTACAAATAAAGGGAATGTGATGAGTACTACTACAATAGGTTCAGCTAAAGTTGAATCAAATAGTCAAAAGGGGATAGTTTATTTAATAGCTCTTATTGCTGCATTAGGTGGACTTCTTTTTGGCTTAGACCAAGGTTTTGTTGCAAATGCGTTATCTACGATTAGCGCACATTATAATTTGTCTACCGCTGAAAAAGAACATTTTACAGCCATTTTGAGTGTAGGTTGTATGATTGGTCCAGCCGTTGCGCTGTTATCTAATCGATTTATAGGTCGAAAATATACAATCATTATTGCTGGCTTTTTATTCGCAAGCATGTCTTTGATTTCTACGATGGTGCCAAGTTATGAAGTTTTATTTTATGCTAGATTATTACTTGGAGTAGCTGTTGGGATTGCAGCTTTCACTGTGCCTATCTATTTAATCGAAACCTCCCCTAAATCAAAAAGAGGAACTTTTGGAACATATTGGCAACTTATGATTACTGTCGGTATTTTTGCAGTATCATTTATTAATAGCTATATTACAATGAGTTTTGGTGAAACGGTTCATTCTCTAGTATTAATGTATGGCGTTCTATCTTTCTTTTCTGTGCTTATGTTTGTCTGTGTTTTAGTTATTCCAAAAAGCCCAAGATACCTAATGCTCAAAGGGAAAAGAGAAGAGGCACTTCAGGTTTTAAGAAGAACAAGAAACTCTGAGCAAGAAGTTAACGAAGAATTGGCTGAAATTGAAGAAGCTACCAAAGTTAAAACAAGCTTTATTAGTTTTTTAACAAAACCGTTTTTTTGGAAAATAGTTGCTTTATGTGGTGTTTTACAGTTTTTCCAACAAACTACAGGAATAAATGTTTTCATATATTACGGACCATCAATTCTTGAAAAAGCTGGTTTTGCTCATGGACTTTTCACGCAAAACATCATATATATTGTGAATATGTTGGCTACTTTCATTGCTGTTAAATATATTGACCAAGCTGGAAGAGTAAAATTATTAACAGCAGGTGGTATTTTAGTTGTGCTCTCATTACTTTTAGCTGCTTTTTCTTATAATCATATTGTTGCGGGTGCAGCTTTAGGTTTATATGGATACATGTTTTTGGCGGCCACGCTATTATTCATTGTAGGTTTTGCATGTTCATGGGGTCCAATTACATGGATTTTAGTAGCAGAACTATTTCCACTTAAATCCAGAGAATTAGGTGTTACTCTATCAACAATTGCAAACTACTTTGGTAACACAATTGTAGCTGGTACAAGTTTGACTTTAATGTCTGCATATGGAACCTCTAATTTGATGCTGATTTTTGCGGTTATTACTGTAGTAGCTCTTATTGTTGTTAAGAAATTCTGCCCTGAAACTAAAGGGGTTAGTATTGAAAGTATTGAGAAGAAATTTGAGTCTGGTACACCTATTAAAAATGTAGGTATTTAA
- a CDS encoding sugar porter family MFS transporter: MSGVTQELHSNQEYKKIVYFIALIAALGGLLFGLDQGFIANSLKTISTTYNLETTQQENFSGVLATGGVLGALLSGFFARFLGRKKTIVLAGFLFTIASLISALLPSYWLLHLCRAGLGFAVGIASFTVPLYLSETSPKSLRGKFGSYFQLMLVIGIMSIAYINVAIVKLFGETAQSMVIMYGVLTLFSLIMFLGAFILPESPRWLILKGKEDEAYKVLQRIRVSKEEIDEDIKEIEEAAQVKVASFEMLSKGFFWKVLLIGIASQMFQQLVGINVMIYYGPQILGDAGFTGLLGELFIPTINLLATFIAIKYIDKLGRRTLLYIGATIMLITMLVAGICFYIINAEPDASHSLVKILLVISLGLYIVGFASSWGPVIWVFCSEIFPLKGREIGMTITTMVNWTFASLVISNALSFMKIYGQANLFFLFAAFCVGCLVFLKLFIPETKGVSLEKIESDLEKGIKLNKIGNN; this comes from the coding sequence ATGAGTGGTGTAACACAAGAACTACATTCAAATCAAGAATATAAGAAAATTGTATACTTTATTGCTTTGATTGCAGCTTTAGGTGGACTTTTATTTGGATTAGATCAGGGCTTTATTGCTAATTCTTTAAAAACAATTTCAACTACATACAATTTAGAAACGACACAGCAAGAAAACTTTTCTGGAGTTTTAGCCACAGGTGGTGTGCTTGGGGCATTATTAAGTGGTTTTTTTGCGCGTTTTTTGGGTAGAAAAAAAACCATTGTTTTGGCAGGATTTCTTTTTACAATAGCATCTTTAATTTCTGCTTTACTACCCAGCTATTGGCTTTTACATTTATGCAGAGCGGGTTTGGGATTTGCAGTAGGTATTGCCTCTTTTACTGTGCCTTTATATCTTTCAGAAACGTCTCCAAAAAGTTTAAGAGGTAAATTTGGCTCTTACTTCCAGCTCATGCTTGTTATAGGTATAATGTCCATTGCATACATAAACGTTGCAATTGTTAAGTTGTTCGGTGAAACGGCTCAATCTATGGTAATTATGTACGGAGTTCTAACTCTTTTTTCACTGATTATGTTTTTAGGTGCCTTTATATTACCAGAAAGCCCAAGGTGGCTTATTTTGAAAGGTAAAGAAGATGAAGCCTATAAAGTATTACAAAGAATAAGAGTTAGCAAAGAAGAGATTGATGAAGACATCAAAGAAATCGAGGAAGCCGCTCAAGTTAAAGTTGCATCATTTGAAATGTTGTCAAAAGGCTTTTTTTGGAAGGTTTTGTTAATAGGTATTGCAAGCCAAATGTTTCAACAGTTAGTAGGTATCAATGTGATGATATACTACGGCCCACAAATACTAGGCGATGCAGGATTCACAGGCCTACTTGGTGAGCTATTTATACCCACAATTAATTTATTAGCAACTTTTATAGCAATTAAATATATTGATAAACTCGGAAGAAGAACATTATTGTATATTGGTGCAACTATTATGCTAATCACTATGTTAGTTGCAGGCATATGTTTTTACATTATAAATGCTGAACCAGACGCAAGTCATTCTCTAGTTAAAATTTTGTTGGTTATTTCATTAGGCTTATACATTGTTGGCTTTGCAAGTTCATGGGGGCCAGTAATTTGGGTTTTCTGCTCTGAAATATTTCCTCTCAAAGGCCGTGAAATCGGTATGACAATTACAACAATGGTTAATTGGACTTTTGCTTCACTGGTAATAAGTAATGCATTGTCATTTATGAAAATTTACGGTCAAGCTAATTTGTTTTTCTTATTTGCAGCATTCTGTGTCGGTTGTCTTGTGTTCTTGAAGCTCTTTATTCCTGAAACAAAAGGAGTCAGCCTTGAAAAAATAGAATCTGATCTTGAAAAAGGTATTAAGTTAAACAAAATAGGTAATAACTAA
- a CDS encoding POT-type proton-dependent oligopeptide transporter, whose product MINYREMPKGVLLINIIQLFSTVGYAALMGLLNFYLTQHIGMAQSEANTLTASFFAINFLYHFLGGAVGGRYISFRGLFFISLALQFIGLLLIAINNHSIVLLGMATFITGSGLNVSCINMMLTQLFKPNDNKRRQAFAVNYSFMNIGFLITFLIAGYLQGQNQYAPTFIFAAICMIIAMGLHLGLWKHVKDKDTSYSLNFFNSSKRFFYTPIIVIACLVFALFLMHYPNFGSWVVNISFILMVIYLIKFAFQQQKEYRIKIFTYMILMVGTMLFACVQGLQSTALESFVEYNTNKSLFGIEMQPATINMFESLGVIIFGFVFAAIMKNSKVKTAPATYVTRGLLSYVLAFLMIPLGVFLSNSYGLSSVIFPILLLLIVAAGEVQVNPVNFAMAGEMLEPQHQGLFTGYLFLNVAFGINLSGPISNYALASESSNQTNPLMTNHLYSEIFYVMAIAALAIAILFYFSIKAVSKSPKTSN is encoded by the coding sequence ATGATAAATTATCGCGAAATGCCCAAAGGTGTTTTATTGATTAACATAATCCAACTTTTTTCAACAGTTGGTTATGCGGCCTTGATGGGCTTGTTAAACTTTTATTTGACTCAGCATATAGGTATGGCGCAATCAGAAGCTAATACTTTAACGGCAAGTTTTTTTGCGATTAATTTTTTATATCACTTCTTAGGTGGAGCAGTTGGCGGAAGATATATAAGTTTCCGTGGATTATTTTTTATAAGTTTGGCATTACAATTTATTGGTTTATTACTTATTGCAATTAATAACCATAGCATTGTCCTGTTAGGAATGGCTACATTCATAACAGGCTCAGGCTTAAATGTTAGTTGTATTAATATGATGCTTACTCAGTTATTTAAACCTAACGATAACAAAAGAAGACAAGCTTTTGCAGTAAACTATAGTTTTATGAATATCGGCTTTTTAATAACATTTTTAATTGCTGGTTATCTACAAGGTCAAAATCAATATGCACCCACCTTCATTTTTGCTGCAATTTGCATGATAATTGCGATGGGGCTTCACTTAGGTTTATGGAAACATGTTAAAGACAAGGATACAAGCTACTCATTAAATTTCTTTAATTCTTCTAAGAGATTTTTTTATACACCTATCATCGTGATAGCTTGTCTAGTCTTTGCATTATTTTTAATGCACTACCCTAATTTTGGTTCTTGGGTTGTAAACATATCGTTCATCTTAATGGTGATTTACTTAATTAAATTTGCTTTTCAGCAACAAAAAGAATACCGCATCAAGATTTTTACATATATGATACTTATGGTCGGTACCATGCTTTTTGCCTGTGTTCAAGGGCTTCAATCAACAGCACTTGAAAGTTTTGTAGAGTATAATACCAATAAGTCTTTATTTGGTATAGAAATGCAACCGGCGACTATCAATATGTTTGAAAGTTTAGGTGTTATTATCTTTGGCTTTGTTTTTGCGGCAATAATGAAAAACTCTAAAGTTAAAACAGCTCCTGCTACGTATGTAACTCGTGGTCTTCTAAGCTATGTCTTAGCTTTTTTAATGATCCCTCTTGGTGTTTTCTTGTCAAACAGTTATGGTTTAAGTAGTGTCATTTTTCCAATTTTACTTTTATTAATAGTGGCGGCAGGTGAAGTCCAAGTAAATCCTGTAAATTTTGCCATGGCAGGAGAAATGTTAGAGCCCCAACATCAAGGTTTATTTACGGGTTACTTATTTTTAAATGTTGCATTTGGTATCAATTTATCAGGTCCAATTTCTAATTATGCACTTGCAAGTGAGTCATCTAATCAAACTAACCCTTTGATGACAAACCACTTATACTCTGAAATTTTCTATGTTATGGCAATAGCTGCACTAGCAATTGCGATATTATTTTACTTTTCAATTAAAGCAGTAAGTAAGTCCCCAAAAACATCTAATTAA